A single window of Flavobacteriales bacterium DNA harbors:
- a CDS encoding DUF1272 domain-containing protein, which translates to MELRPTCENCNKQLPNDSNEAMICTYDCTFCKDCVEQVLMNVCPNCGGGFEKRPTRPKEGLPKHPMRETPVFKPVDLEKFRVMLNRYRDIDPRNR; encoded by the coding sequence ATGGAACTGAGACCTACCTGCGAAAACTGCAACAAGCAGCTTCCCAATGATAGCAACGAAGCAATGATATGCACGTACGACTGCACCTTCTGCAAGGATTGTGTGGAACAGGTGCTGATGAACGTATGCCCCAACTGCGGCGGTGGTTTTGAAAAACGCCCCACCCGGCCCAAAGAAGGACTCCCCAAACACCCGATGCGCGAAACCCCCGTGTTCAAACCCGTGGATCTGGAAAAATTCCGGGTGATGCTGAACCGGTACCGCGACATAGATCCAAGAAACCGGTAA